Proteins encoded in a region of the Patagioenas fasciata isolate bPatFas1 chromosome 21, bPatFas1.hap1, whole genome shotgun sequence genome:
- the SLC26A8 gene encoding testis anion transporter 1 isoform X1: MQTEEHFQAHLERKLPSALHGALQISQENRRLQCSFSWGRFRKITLQMFPVLNWLFSYRFREWILRDLHAGLSVGMVQVPQGLLGVWLTRLPLPNVNGFLSAFCCSMTYVIFGTSPHISIGSFSILNVVVTNILKTLNFNQTLSSNGSLDNFSDPTFMKDYMEALTFTASITFFTGIIQLLLGCFCLGFVTTYVPKTIIDAYLTAAALHVIVSQFAFIFDIVLDFHEGPLGIFYNLFHFFLALPKANATSILLFLTSTAALRISTSIMINYKHSPIVFPMELLLIITVTIISNRIHLHAESSNAVLSMIPQRFLPPTWPDLSKPSKIIPHAFSLAIVSYFLLVFVGDRYALLHNYHIASNQELIAVGLCNICSSFFKSFAVSSAISGTVIQEKTGGRTQLAAAIGASVMLVTALKLGHFFQMIPNGIFAAIVVFNVLPFLEKFLDIPILWRRDKYHLVIWLVTFAAVLCAGLDVGLAIAMGFSFFIITIRSHRMKMVVLGQIPNTNIYRSLSAYRAAREIEGIKIFQCCSSISFANVNHFKTYLLHKMDMKAVPLDESEMRALISRSVSDTTVERKDLKFICVCDPPLPPPTAPFTEKLVKQHHKDSNSSSSSANLVHWSKYGDNLSSRTLLVGAADVRCVSPGSNAAFWTEKTKDEGRGACLSPGSAIDNSSVQLEQEEQPMRLPCSVHTIILDFSMVQFVDLTGSELLRQLIYMFHNIGITVLIASCHDSVITHFEKSDFFDSCVTKEMFFLTLHDAVLAALGRHQKPDELEPSAKEFPEEPLAEQQKGRSLLLTKNKDFFSATNSDNKLMHEESISDTSSSAQNSAEPSSCWQYDTRPLQPDFQDTSWGERWKYTSNP, from the exons CTTCTCCTGGGGAAGGTTCAGAAAGATCACACTCCAGATGTTCCCTGTCCTGAACTGGCTGTTTTCGTATCGGTTCAGAGAATGGATCTTGAGGGATCTACATGCAGGCCTAAGTGTTGGGATGGTTCAGGTTCCTCAag gGCTTTTAGGAGTTTGGCTGACCAGGTTACCTCTACCAAATGTGAATGGCTTCCTTTCTGCATTCTGCTGCTCGATGACATATGTCATATTTGGGACTTCACCTCATATCTCAATTG GCTCGTTTAGCATCCTAAATGTGGTGGTGACAAACATTCTGAAGACGCTTAACTTCAACCAAACATTGTCCTCTAATGGTTCCTTGGACAACTTCTCAGACCCTACTTTTATGAAAGATTACATGGAGGCCTTAACATTTACAGCATCAATAACATTTTTTACTGGCATAATTCAG TTGCTCCTAGGCTGCTTCTGCCTGGGGTTTGTAACGACTTATGTGCCGAAGACTATAATTGATGCTTACCTCACTGCAGCAGCGTTGCACGTAATCGTATCgcagtttgcctttatctttgACATCGTGCTTGATTTCCATGAGGGCCCACTTGGCATTTTCTAT AATCTCTTTCAtttcttcctggctctcccaaAAGCTAATGCCACCAGCATCCTGCTGTTTTTAACTAGCACGGCTGCACTACGAATCAGTACATCTATCATGATAAATTATAAACACAGTCCTATTGTATTTCCCATGGAACTTCTCTTG attATCACAGTCACCATTATTTCTAATCGCATTCATCTTCATGCTGAATCTAGTAATGCTGTGCTCAGTATGATTCCTCAGAG GTTTCTGCCTCCTACGTGGCCAGACTTATCAAAGCCAAGCAAGATCATACCACATGCCTTCTCCCTTGCTATTGTAAgctatttccttcttgtttttgttGGAGACAGGTATGCTTTGCTTCACAACTACCATATTGCCAGCAATCAG GAGCTAATAGCTGTGGGGCTATGCAATATTTGCAGCTCATTTTTCAAAAGCTTTGCTGTCAGCTCTGCTATTTCTGGAACTGTCATTCAGGAGAAGACAGGTGGGAGAACACAG TTGGCAGCAGCGATTGGAGCATCTGTGATGCTGGTGACTGCGCTGAAACTAGGACACTTTTTCCAGATGATACCTAAT GGTATATTTGCTGCCATTGTGGTATTTAACGTGCTCCCTTTTCTTGAAAAGTTTCTGGACATCCCCATCCTGTGGAGGCGGGATAAGTACCATTTG GTTATCTGGCTTGTAACTTTTGCTGCAGTGCTTTGTGCTGGTCTTGATGTTGGTTTAGCGATTGCCATGGGATTTTCATTCTTCATAATCACCATTAGGTCACACAG AATgaagatggtggtgctgggacagATTCCAAACACGAATATTTATAGAAGTTTATCCGCCTACAGAGCT GCAAGGGAGATTGAAGGTATCAAGATCTTCCAGTGCTGTTCTTCCATCTCTTTCGCAAACGTGAATCACTTCAAAACCTATTTGTTACACAAG ATGGACATGAAAGCAGTGCCTCTAGATGAAAGTGAAATGAGGGCTTTAATTTCACGTAGTGTGTCTGACACCACAGTGGAAAGAAAAGATCTGAAATTCATTTGTGTCTGTGATCCGCCTCTACCACCACCTACG GCACCATTTACAGAGAAACTGGTGAAGCAACATCACAAAGACAGCAATTCCTCATCATCTTCAGCTAATTTGGTACATTGGTCAAAGTATGGAGACAATCTCAGCTCTAGGACACTGTTGGTAGGAGCAGCCGATGTGCGGTGTGTATCCCCAGGCTCTAACGCCGCATTTTGGACTGAAAAGACCAAGGATGAAGGGAGAGGAGCCTGCCTGTCACCAGGCTCTGCAATAGATAACTCATCAGTGCAGTTAGAGCAAGAAGAACAGCCAATGCGTTTGCCATGTTCGGTTCACACCATTATTTTAGACTTCAGCATGGTGCAATTTGTGGATTTGACAGGTTCAGAGTTACTGCGACAG CTCATCTATATGTTTCACAATATTGGCATTACAGTCCTTATAGCTAGCTGTCACG ACTCTGTGATAACACACTTCGAGAAGAGCGATTTCTTTGACAGCtgcgtcaccaaagaaatgtttTTCCTAACTCTTCATGATGCTGTGCTGGCTGCTTTGGGCAGGCATCAAAAGCCAGATGAGCTGGAACCTTCTGCCAAAGAGTTTCCTGAAGAACCACTTGCTGAACAGCAGAAG GGAAGAAGTTTGCTTTTGACGAAGAATAAAGATTTTTTCTCTGCAACGAATTCTGACAACAAACTTATGCATGAAGAGTCAATATCAGATACCTCAAGCTCAGCCCAGAACAGTGCAGAACCAAGCTCTTGCTGGCAGTACGATACTCGGCCCCTTCAACCGGATTTCCAGGACACAAGCTGGGGGGAGAGGTGGAAGTACACCAGCAATCCCTGA
- the SLC26A8 gene encoding testis anion transporter 1 isoform X4, whose translation MQTEEHFQAHLERKLPSALHGALQISQENRRLQCSFSWGRFRKITLQMFPVLNWLFSYRFREWILRDLHAGLSVGMVQVPQGLLGVWLTRLPLPNVNGFLSAFCCSMTYVIFGTSPHISIGSFSILNVVVTNILKTLNFNQTLSSNGSLDNFSDPTFMKDYMEALTFTASITFFTGIIQLLLGCFCLGFVTTYVPKTIIDAYLTAAALHVIVSQFAFIFDIVLDFHEGPLGIFYNLFHFFLALPKANATSILLFLTSTAALRISTSIMINYKHSPIVFPMELLLIITVTIISNRIHLHAESSNAVLSMIPQRFLPPTWPDLSKPSKIIPHAFSLAIVSYFLLVFVGDRYALLHNYHIASNQELIAVGLCNICSSFFKSFAVSSAISGTVIQEKTGGRTQLAAAIGASVMLVTALKLGHFFQMIPNGIFAAIVVFNVLPFLEKFLDIPILWRRDKYHLVIWLVTFAAVLCAGLDVGLAIAMGFSFFIITIRSHRMKMVVLGQIPNTNIYRSLSAYRAAREIEGIKIFQCCSSISFANVNHFKTYLLHKMDMKAVPLDESEMRALISRSVSDTTVERKDLKFICVCDPPLPPPTLIYMFHNIGITVLIASCHDSVITHFEKSDFFDSCVTKEMFFLTLHDAVLAALGRHQKPDELEPSAKEFPEEPLAEQQKGRSLLLTKNKDFFSATNSDNKLMHEESISDTSSSAQNSAEPSSCWQYDTRPLQPDFQDTSWGERWKYTSNP comes from the exons CTTCTCCTGGGGAAGGTTCAGAAAGATCACACTCCAGATGTTCCCTGTCCTGAACTGGCTGTTTTCGTATCGGTTCAGAGAATGGATCTTGAGGGATCTACATGCAGGCCTAAGTGTTGGGATGGTTCAGGTTCCTCAag gGCTTTTAGGAGTTTGGCTGACCAGGTTACCTCTACCAAATGTGAATGGCTTCCTTTCTGCATTCTGCTGCTCGATGACATATGTCATATTTGGGACTTCACCTCATATCTCAATTG GCTCGTTTAGCATCCTAAATGTGGTGGTGACAAACATTCTGAAGACGCTTAACTTCAACCAAACATTGTCCTCTAATGGTTCCTTGGACAACTTCTCAGACCCTACTTTTATGAAAGATTACATGGAGGCCTTAACATTTACAGCATCAATAACATTTTTTACTGGCATAATTCAG TTGCTCCTAGGCTGCTTCTGCCTGGGGTTTGTAACGACTTATGTGCCGAAGACTATAATTGATGCTTACCTCACTGCAGCAGCGTTGCACGTAATCGTATCgcagtttgcctttatctttgACATCGTGCTTGATTTCCATGAGGGCCCACTTGGCATTTTCTAT AATCTCTTTCAtttcttcctggctctcccaaAAGCTAATGCCACCAGCATCCTGCTGTTTTTAACTAGCACGGCTGCACTACGAATCAGTACATCTATCATGATAAATTATAAACACAGTCCTATTGTATTTCCCATGGAACTTCTCTTG attATCACAGTCACCATTATTTCTAATCGCATTCATCTTCATGCTGAATCTAGTAATGCTGTGCTCAGTATGATTCCTCAGAG GTTTCTGCCTCCTACGTGGCCAGACTTATCAAAGCCAAGCAAGATCATACCACATGCCTTCTCCCTTGCTATTGTAAgctatttccttcttgtttttgttGGAGACAGGTATGCTTTGCTTCACAACTACCATATTGCCAGCAATCAG GAGCTAATAGCTGTGGGGCTATGCAATATTTGCAGCTCATTTTTCAAAAGCTTTGCTGTCAGCTCTGCTATTTCTGGAACTGTCATTCAGGAGAAGACAGGTGGGAGAACACAG TTGGCAGCAGCGATTGGAGCATCTGTGATGCTGGTGACTGCGCTGAAACTAGGACACTTTTTCCAGATGATACCTAAT GGTATATTTGCTGCCATTGTGGTATTTAACGTGCTCCCTTTTCTTGAAAAGTTTCTGGACATCCCCATCCTGTGGAGGCGGGATAAGTACCATTTG GTTATCTGGCTTGTAACTTTTGCTGCAGTGCTTTGTGCTGGTCTTGATGTTGGTTTAGCGATTGCCATGGGATTTTCATTCTTCATAATCACCATTAGGTCACACAG AATgaagatggtggtgctgggacagATTCCAAACACGAATATTTATAGAAGTTTATCCGCCTACAGAGCT GCAAGGGAGATTGAAGGTATCAAGATCTTCCAGTGCTGTTCTTCCATCTCTTTCGCAAACGTGAATCACTTCAAAACCTATTTGTTACACAAG ATGGACATGAAAGCAGTGCCTCTAGATGAAAGTGAAATGAGGGCTTTAATTTCACGTAGTGTGTCTGACACCACAGTGGAAAGAAAAGATCTGAAATTCATTTGTGTCTGTGATCCGCCTCTACCACCACCTACG CTCATCTATATGTTTCACAATATTGGCATTACAGTCCTTATAGCTAGCTGTCACG ACTCTGTGATAACACACTTCGAGAAGAGCGATTTCTTTGACAGCtgcgtcaccaaagaaatgtttTTCCTAACTCTTCATGATGCTGTGCTGGCTGCTTTGGGCAGGCATCAAAAGCCAGATGAGCTGGAACCTTCTGCCAAAGAGTTTCCTGAAGAACCACTTGCTGAACAGCAGAAG GGAAGAAGTTTGCTTTTGACGAAGAATAAAGATTTTTTCTCTGCAACGAATTCTGACAACAAACTTATGCATGAAGAGTCAATATCAGATACCTCAAGCTCAGCCCAGAACAGTGCAGAACCAAGCTCTTGCTGGCAGTACGATACTCGGCCCCTTCAACCGGATTTCCAGGACACAAGCTGGGGGGAGAGGTGGAAGTACACCAGCAATCCCTGA
- the SLC26A8 gene encoding testis anion transporter 1 isoform X3, producing MQTEEHFQAHLERKLPSALHGALQISQENRRLQCSFSWGRFRKITLQMFPVLNWLFSYRFREWILRDLHAGLSVGMVQVPQGLLGVWLTRLPLPNVNGFLSAFCCSMTYVIFGTSPHISIGSFSILNVVVTNILKTLNFNQTLSSNGSLDNFSDPTFMKDYMEALTFTASITFFTGIIQLLLGCFCLGFVTTYVPKTIIDAYLTAAALHVIVSQFAFIFDIVLDFHEGPLGIFYNLFHFFLALPKANATSILLFLTSTAALRISTSIMINYKHSPIVFPMELLLELIAVGLCNICSSFFKSFAVSSAISGTVIQEKTGGRTQLAAAIGASVMLVTALKLGHFFQMIPNGIFAAIVVFNVLPFLEKFLDIPILWRRDKYHLVIWLVTFAAVLCAGLDVGLAIAMGFSFFIITIRSHRMKMVVLGQIPNTNIYRSLSAYRAAREIEGIKIFQCCSSISFANVNHFKTYLLHKMDMKAVPLDESEMRALISRSVSDTTVERKDLKFICVCDPPLPPPTAPFTEKLVKQHHKDSNSSSSSANLVHWSKYGDNLSSRTLLVGAADVRCVSPGSNAAFWTEKTKDEGRGACLSPGSAIDNSSVQLEQEEQPMRLPCSVHTIILDFSMVQFVDLTGSELLRQLIYMFHNIGITVLIASCHDSVITHFEKSDFFDSCVTKEMFFLTLHDAVLAALGRHQKPDELEPSAKEFPEEPLAEQQKGRSLLLTKNKDFFSATNSDNKLMHEESISDTSSSAQNSAEPSSCWQYDTRPLQPDFQDTSWGERWKYTSNP from the exons CTTCTCCTGGGGAAGGTTCAGAAAGATCACACTCCAGATGTTCCCTGTCCTGAACTGGCTGTTTTCGTATCGGTTCAGAGAATGGATCTTGAGGGATCTACATGCAGGCCTAAGTGTTGGGATGGTTCAGGTTCCTCAag gGCTTTTAGGAGTTTGGCTGACCAGGTTACCTCTACCAAATGTGAATGGCTTCCTTTCTGCATTCTGCTGCTCGATGACATATGTCATATTTGGGACTTCACCTCATATCTCAATTG GCTCGTTTAGCATCCTAAATGTGGTGGTGACAAACATTCTGAAGACGCTTAACTTCAACCAAACATTGTCCTCTAATGGTTCCTTGGACAACTTCTCAGACCCTACTTTTATGAAAGATTACATGGAGGCCTTAACATTTACAGCATCAATAACATTTTTTACTGGCATAATTCAG TTGCTCCTAGGCTGCTTCTGCCTGGGGTTTGTAACGACTTATGTGCCGAAGACTATAATTGATGCTTACCTCACTGCAGCAGCGTTGCACGTAATCGTATCgcagtttgcctttatctttgACATCGTGCTTGATTTCCATGAGGGCCCACTTGGCATTTTCTAT AATCTCTTTCAtttcttcctggctctcccaaAAGCTAATGCCACCAGCATCCTGCTGTTTTTAACTAGCACGGCTGCACTACGAATCAGTACATCTATCATGATAAATTATAAACACAGTCCTATTGTATTTCCCATGGAACTTCTCTTG GAGCTAATAGCTGTGGGGCTATGCAATATTTGCAGCTCATTTTTCAAAAGCTTTGCTGTCAGCTCTGCTATTTCTGGAACTGTCATTCAGGAGAAGACAGGTGGGAGAACACAG TTGGCAGCAGCGATTGGAGCATCTGTGATGCTGGTGACTGCGCTGAAACTAGGACACTTTTTCCAGATGATACCTAAT GGTATATTTGCTGCCATTGTGGTATTTAACGTGCTCCCTTTTCTTGAAAAGTTTCTGGACATCCCCATCCTGTGGAGGCGGGATAAGTACCATTTG GTTATCTGGCTTGTAACTTTTGCTGCAGTGCTTTGTGCTGGTCTTGATGTTGGTTTAGCGATTGCCATGGGATTTTCATTCTTCATAATCACCATTAGGTCACACAG AATgaagatggtggtgctgggacagATTCCAAACACGAATATTTATAGAAGTTTATCCGCCTACAGAGCT GCAAGGGAGATTGAAGGTATCAAGATCTTCCAGTGCTGTTCTTCCATCTCTTTCGCAAACGTGAATCACTTCAAAACCTATTTGTTACACAAG ATGGACATGAAAGCAGTGCCTCTAGATGAAAGTGAAATGAGGGCTTTAATTTCACGTAGTGTGTCTGACACCACAGTGGAAAGAAAAGATCTGAAATTCATTTGTGTCTGTGATCCGCCTCTACCACCACCTACG GCACCATTTACAGAGAAACTGGTGAAGCAACATCACAAAGACAGCAATTCCTCATCATCTTCAGCTAATTTGGTACATTGGTCAAAGTATGGAGACAATCTCAGCTCTAGGACACTGTTGGTAGGAGCAGCCGATGTGCGGTGTGTATCCCCAGGCTCTAACGCCGCATTTTGGACTGAAAAGACCAAGGATGAAGGGAGAGGAGCCTGCCTGTCACCAGGCTCTGCAATAGATAACTCATCAGTGCAGTTAGAGCAAGAAGAACAGCCAATGCGTTTGCCATGTTCGGTTCACACCATTATTTTAGACTTCAGCATGGTGCAATTTGTGGATTTGACAGGTTCAGAGTTACTGCGACAG CTCATCTATATGTTTCACAATATTGGCATTACAGTCCTTATAGCTAGCTGTCACG ACTCTGTGATAACACACTTCGAGAAGAGCGATTTCTTTGACAGCtgcgtcaccaaagaaatgtttTTCCTAACTCTTCATGATGCTGTGCTGGCTGCTTTGGGCAGGCATCAAAAGCCAGATGAGCTGGAACCTTCTGCCAAAGAGTTTCCTGAAGAACCACTTGCTGAACAGCAGAAG GGAAGAAGTTTGCTTTTGACGAAGAATAAAGATTTTTTCTCTGCAACGAATTCTGACAACAAACTTATGCATGAAGAGTCAATATCAGATACCTCAAGCTCAGCCCAGAACAGTGCAGAACCAAGCTCTTGCTGGCAGTACGATACTCGGCCCCTTCAACCGGATTTCCAGGACACAAGCTGGGGGGAGAGGTGGAAGTACACCAGCAATCCCTGA
- the SLC26A8 gene encoding testis anion transporter 1 isoform X2, producing the protein MFPVLNWLFSYRFREWILRDLHAGLSVGMVQVPQGLLGVWLTRLPLPNVNGFLSAFCCSMTYVIFGTSPHISIGSFSILNVVVTNILKTLNFNQTLSSNGSLDNFSDPTFMKDYMEALTFTASITFFTGIIQLLLGCFCLGFVTTYVPKTIIDAYLTAAALHVIVSQFAFIFDIVLDFHEGPLGIFYNLFHFFLALPKANATSILLFLTSTAALRISTSIMINYKHSPIVFPMELLLIITVTIISNRIHLHAESSNAVLSMIPQRFLPPTWPDLSKPSKIIPHAFSLAIVSYFLLVFVGDRYALLHNYHIASNQELIAVGLCNICSSFFKSFAVSSAISGTVIQEKTGGRTQLAAAIGASVMLVTALKLGHFFQMIPNGIFAAIVVFNVLPFLEKFLDIPILWRRDKYHLVIWLVTFAAVLCAGLDVGLAIAMGFSFFIITIRSHRMKMVVLGQIPNTNIYRSLSAYRAAREIEGIKIFQCCSSISFANVNHFKTYLLHKMDMKAVPLDESEMRALISRSVSDTTVERKDLKFICVCDPPLPPPTAPFTEKLVKQHHKDSNSSSSSANLVHWSKYGDNLSSRTLLVGAADVRCVSPGSNAAFWTEKTKDEGRGACLSPGSAIDNSSVQLEQEEQPMRLPCSVHTIILDFSMVQFVDLTGSELLRQLIYMFHNIGITVLIASCHDSVITHFEKSDFFDSCVTKEMFFLTLHDAVLAALGRHQKPDELEPSAKEFPEEPLAEQQKGRSLLLTKNKDFFSATNSDNKLMHEESISDTSSSAQNSAEPSSCWQYDTRPLQPDFQDTSWGERWKYTSNP; encoded by the exons ATGTTCCCTGTCCTGAACTGGCTGTTTTCGTATCGGTTCAGAGAATGGATCTTGAGGGATCTACATGCAGGCCTAAGTGTTGGGATGGTTCAGGTTCCTCAag gGCTTTTAGGAGTTTGGCTGACCAGGTTACCTCTACCAAATGTGAATGGCTTCCTTTCTGCATTCTGCTGCTCGATGACATATGTCATATTTGGGACTTCACCTCATATCTCAATTG GCTCGTTTAGCATCCTAAATGTGGTGGTGACAAACATTCTGAAGACGCTTAACTTCAACCAAACATTGTCCTCTAATGGTTCCTTGGACAACTTCTCAGACCCTACTTTTATGAAAGATTACATGGAGGCCTTAACATTTACAGCATCAATAACATTTTTTACTGGCATAATTCAG TTGCTCCTAGGCTGCTTCTGCCTGGGGTTTGTAACGACTTATGTGCCGAAGACTATAATTGATGCTTACCTCACTGCAGCAGCGTTGCACGTAATCGTATCgcagtttgcctttatctttgACATCGTGCTTGATTTCCATGAGGGCCCACTTGGCATTTTCTAT AATCTCTTTCAtttcttcctggctctcccaaAAGCTAATGCCACCAGCATCCTGCTGTTTTTAACTAGCACGGCTGCACTACGAATCAGTACATCTATCATGATAAATTATAAACACAGTCCTATTGTATTTCCCATGGAACTTCTCTTG attATCACAGTCACCATTATTTCTAATCGCATTCATCTTCATGCTGAATCTAGTAATGCTGTGCTCAGTATGATTCCTCAGAG GTTTCTGCCTCCTACGTGGCCAGACTTATCAAAGCCAAGCAAGATCATACCACATGCCTTCTCCCTTGCTATTGTAAgctatttccttcttgtttttgttGGAGACAGGTATGCTTTGCTTCACAACTACCATATTGCCAGCAATCAG GAGCTAATAGCTGTGGGGCTATGCAATATTTGCAGCTCATTTTTCAAAAGCTTTGCTGTCAGCTCTGCTATTTCTGGAACTGTCATTCAGGAGAAGACAGGTGGGAGAACACAG TTGGCAGCAGCGATTGGAGCATCTGTGATGCTGGTGACTGCGCTGAAACTAGGACACTTTTTCCAGATGATACCTAAT GGTATATTTGCTGCCATTGTGGTATTTAACGTGCTCCCTTTTCTTGAAAAGTTTCTGGACATCCCCATCCTGTGGAGGCGGGATAAGTACCATTTG GTTATCTGGCTTGTAACTTTTGCTGCAGTGCTTTGTGCTGGTCTTGATGTTGGTTTAGCGATTGCCATGGGATTTTCATTCTTCATAATCACCATTAGGTCACACAG AATgaagatggtggtgctgggacagATTCCAAACACGAATATTTATAGAAGTTTATCCGCCTACAGAGCT GCAAGGGAGATTGAAGGTATCAAGATCTTCCAGTGCTGTTCTTCCATCTCTTTCGCAAACGTGAATCACTTCAAAACCTATTTGTTACACAAG ATGGACATGAAAGCAGTGCCTCTAGATGAAAGTGAAATGAGGGCTTTAATTTCACGTAGTGTGTCTGACACCACAGTGGAAAGAAAAGATCTGAAATTCATTTGTGTCTGTGATCCGCCTCTACCACCACCTACG GCACCATTTACAGAGAAACTGGTGAAGCAACATCACAAAGACAGCAATTCCTCATCATCTTCAGCTAATTTGGTACATTGGTCAAAGTATGGAGACAATCTCAGCTCTAGGACACTGTTGGTAGGAGCAGCCGATGTGCGGTGTGTATCCCCAGGCTCTAACGCCGCATTTTGGACTGAAAAGACCAAGGATGAAGGGAGAGGAGCCTGCCTGTCACCAGGCTCTGCAATAGATAACTCATCAGTGCAGTTAGAGCAAGAAGAACAGCCAATGCGTTTGCCATGTTCGGTTCACACCATTATTTTAGACTTCAGCATGGTGCAATTTGTGGATTTGACAGGTTCAGAGTTACTGCGACAG CTCATCTATATGTTTCACAATATTGGCATTACAGTCCTTATAGCTAGCTGTCACG ACTCTGTGATAACACACTTCGAGAAGAGCGATTTCTTTGACAGCtgcgtcaccaaagaaatgtttTTCCTAACTCTTCATGATGCTGTGCTGGCTGCTTTGGGCAGGCATCAAAAGCCAGATGAGCTGGAACCTTCTGCCAAAGAGTTTCCTGAAGAACCACTTGCTGAACAGCAGAAG GGAAGAAGTTTGCTTTTGACGAAGAATAAAGATTTTTTCTCTGCAACGAATTCTGACAACAAACTTATGCATGAAGAGTCAATATCAGATACCTCAAGCTCAGCCCAGAACAGTGCAGAACCAAGCTCTTGCTGGCAGTACGATACTCGGCCCCTTCAACCGGATTTCCAGGACACAAGCTGGGGGGAGAGGTGGAAGTACACCAGCAATCCCTGA